A genomic stretch from Desulfobacterales bacterium includes:
- a CDS encoding cytidylate kinase-like family protein, translated as MAIITISRGSYSRGKEVAEKLAQKLGYECISRDVLLEASEEFNIPEIKLVRALHDAPTILERFHHGKERYISYIRSALLQHVQGDNVVYHGLAGHYFLGQIPQVLKVRIIADMEDRVKEEMARENISAEKALYILKKDDEERRKWSLQIYNTDTWDSRLYDMVLHIKTLSVNDAVEILFETVQKPIFQITPESRKIIADLALAAKIQANLVKIVPSVKVIVAGESVHIGSSGTSVSLESKMMAEIKQIAEKEGGGKEVIFSLGSTIQQDHINPFHNIG; from the coding sequence ATGGCGATTATCACGATTTCCAGAGGATCTTACAGCCGCGGAAAAGAAGTTGCCGAAAAACTGGCCCAGAAATTAGGATATGAGTGCATTTCCCGAGACGTTCTTCTGGAAGCCTCCGAGGAATTCAATATTCCGGAAATAAAGCTCGTTCGGGCGCTTCATGATGCCCCAACGATTCTTGAACGGTTTCACCATGGCAAGGAGCGGTATATCAGCTATATTCGATCCGCGCTCTTGCAGCATGTTCAGGGGGACAATGTCGTGTACCACGGTCTTGCTGGACACTATTTTCTCGGGCAGATACCGCAGGTTCTCAAAGTCAGAATTATTGCCGATATGGAGGACCGGGTCAAAGAAGAGATGGCGCGGGAAAATATATCAGCCGAAAAGGCGCTTTATATTCTGAAAAAAGATGATGAAGAACGTCGTAAATGGAGCCTTCAGATATACAATACCGATACATGGGATAGCAGGCTCTATGACATGGTGCTCCATATCAAAACCCTATCGGTGAATGATGCGGTTGAAATCCTGTTTGAGACGGTTCAAAAACCTATTTTCCAGATCACGCCGGAATCCCGAAAAATTATTGCCGATTTGGCCCTGGCGGCCAAAATTCAGGCCAATTTGGTGAAAATCGTCCCCTCGGTAAAAGTCATCGTTGCGGGTGAAAGCGTTCACATCGGAAGCTCCGGGACGAGCGTAAGCCTGGAGAGCAAGATGATGGCTGAAATAAAACAGATTGCCGAGAAAGAGGGGGGCGGAAAAGAAGTTATCTTCAGTCTCGGATCAACCATACAGCAGGATCATATCAACCCGTTCCACAATATCGGCTGA